A single Gemmatimonadota bacterium DNA region contains:
- a CDS encoding FAD-dependent oxidoreductase produces the protein MDLSGSIERNARPEILVIGAGIAGIAAALRIRALNDSCGITLADSAARFGGKIAGDVVDGCVVDGGADVCIGSKLRTTSLFDALSLGTRVIRVNPDNLPTYERRDGELCKSPTTFDGELLTFREGLRELVDVACAALSDVTVRTNAVAESIQRTDDGRWVTHFADGTSLVADATIIAVPARAAMMLLSSLAVPAAKTLEGVAYPATTTVTMAWNADDVQCSLSGTGYLVTEPSSAVSACTWTSSKNPTHAPRGTVLVRGYVRGCGLDAISLVRAEVASTLGVTATPLFTRVYEWPAGIPVYPPDHDKNVTALGDALAAVPGIFIAGSTFHGIGIPDCIHSGERAGASAVTYLAARQTEEAA, from the coding sequence ATGGACCTGAGCGGCAGTATCGAACGAAATGCAAGGCCGGAGATTCTTGTCATCGGTGCTGGAATCGCTGGAATCGCCGCCGCGTTGCGCATTCGTGCGCTGAACGACTCCTGCGGCATCACGCTCGCCGACTCCGCAGCGCGGTTCGGCGGCAAGATCGCGGGCGACGTTGTGGATGGATGCGTGGTCGATGGTGGAGCGGACGTGTGCATCGGGAGCAAGCTGCGAACTACCAGCCTCTTCGATGCTCTGTCGCTCGGCACGCGCGTGATTCGCGTGAATCCTGACAATCTTCCGACCTACGAGCGTCGGGACGGCGAGCTCTGCAAATCGCCCACGACGTTCGACGGTGAGTTGCTGACGTTCCGGGAGGGGCTGCGGGAGCTGGTCGACGTTGCCTGCGCAGCGCTGAGTGACGTAACGGTGCGCACGAATGCAGTCGCCGAGTCGATCCAGCGTACAGATGACGGACGATGGGTCACGCACTTTGCGGACGGCACATCGCTGGTCGCAGACGCCACGATCATTGCAGTTCCGGCACGTGCAGCCATGATGCTGTTGTCATCGCTTGCAGTCCCGGCGGCAAAGACGCTGGAAGGGGTCGCGTATCCGGCAACCACCACCGTAACGATGGCGTGGAATGCCGACGACGTTCAGTGCTCGCTTTCGGGGACCGGCTACCTCGTGACGGAGCCGTCGTCCGCAGTCAGCGCCTGCACCTGGACCTCTTCCAAGAACCCGACTCATGCGCCGCGAGGGACCGTTCTTGTGCGCGGATACGTTCGCGGCTGCGGACTCGACGCCATCTCACTCGTTCGCGCGGAAGTCGCCTCTACGCTGGGCGTCACTGCCACGCCGCTGTTCACACGTGTGTACGAGTGGCCCGCTGGAATCCCGGTGTATCCACCCGACCACGACAAGAACGTGACGGCGCTTGGCGACGCGCTTGCAGCGGTTCCCGGAATTTTCATCGCCGGGTCTACCTTTCACGGGATCGGGATTCCCGATTGCATCCATTCGGGCGAGCGTGCCGGTGCATCGGCAGTAACATATCTTGCAGCACGACAAACAGAGGAAGCGGCATGA
- the hemH gene encoding ferrochelatase, whose protein sequence is MTRTPDDAGQTAPIGVLLMAYGGPESLAEIPGYLADIRDGRPTTPAVLAEITRNYEAIGGRSPIAELTQRQADGIERELNPAGVPRRFRVYVGMRHWSPWIEETVGRMSIDGIDRAVSMVLAPHFSGMSIARYQAKIADGLSMYRTNIDFAHVDSYHTAPGLIAALADRVLAGIARWPEADRDLVHVIFSAHSLPERIIRAGDPYDAQVHETAQLVAQSAGIPSDRWSWSYQSAGRSPEPWLGPTYPDHLAALAARGIRNVVSVPVGFVCDHVEILYDIDIDAQRIARELGMHLERPPSLNDDPQFVQQLASIIARRAQDAGWT, encoded by the coding sequence TTGACTCGCACGCCCGACGACGCCGGCCAAACCGCACCGATTGGCGTGCTGCTGATGGCGTACGGCGGGCCCGAGTCGCTTGCCGAGATTCCCGGCTATCTGGCGGACATACGCGACGGCCGTCCTACAACGCCGGCCGTGCTCGCCGAGATCACACGCAACTACGAAGCAATTGGCGGACGTTCCCCGATCGCCGAGTTGACACAACGCCAGGCTGATGGAATCGAGCGCGAGCTCAATCCCGCCGGAGTGCCGCGCCGCTTCCGCGTGTATGTCGGAATGCGCCACTGGTCACCGTGGATCGAGGAAACGGTGGGCCGGATGAGCATCGATGGAATCGACCGCGCTGTCAGCATGGTCCTCGCACCGCACTTCAGCGGCATGAGCATCGCGCGTTATCAGGCAAAGATAGCCGATGGCCTCTCCATGTACCGCACGAACATCGACTTCGCGCACGTCGATAGCTATCACACTGCACCCGGCCTGATTGCCGCGCTCGCCGACCGCGTGCTCGCCGGCATCGCACGCTGGCCTGAAGCAGACCGCGATTTGGTGCATGTGATCTTCAGTGCGCACAGCCTGCCCGAACGGATCATTCGCGCCGGCGATCCCTACGACGCACAGGTTCATGAAACCGCTCAGCTCGTTGCGCAGAGCGCGGGAATTCCGTCGGACAGGTGGTCGTGGAGCTACCAGTCCGCCGGCCGTAGTCCCGAGCCATGGTTGGGTCCTACCTACCCCGACCATCTCGCGGCGCTTGCCGCGCGCGGCATACGCAACGTCGTCAGCGTGCCTGTAGGATTTGTCTGCGACCACGTCGAGATCCTTTACGACATCGACATCGACGCACAGCGCATTGCACGCGAGCTGGGAATGCATCTGGAACGCCCTCCCTCCCTGAACGACGATCCGCAATTCGTGCAGCAGCTGGCATCCATCATCGCACGTCGGGCCCAGGACGCCGGATGGACCTGA
- the hemE gene encoding uroporphyrinogen decarboxylase, which produces MAATRPTTTRPHATPPAHGDVPVASVAAGSVLVRACRRDVVPHTPVWLMRQAGRYMPEYRAIRARQTMLEAIGDPATAAEITLQPVKALGVDAAIIFSDILPPLIGMGLDLDFVAGAGPRIANPVRASRDVDMLGTPPAEQTMRGTLGAIRLVREALPASTPLIGFAGAPFTLACYAIEGGSSQRYDLAKSFMYAEPAAWGRLMRRLVTVLADYLVAQARAGADVLQVFDSWAGALSPHDYARYVQPHNAALYRAVHAAGVPVINFSTGTGAYIDDVAACGGDVVGIDWRTPLDSVRARLGDRYSIMGNLDPIALLAPWRELKAQIDDVLMRAGSRPGHIFNLGHGILPSTPVDNVRRLVDYVHEATAPGYCP; this is translated from the coding sequence ATGGCAGCAACGCGCCCGACGACAACCCGTCCGCATGCAACGCCGCCAGCGCACGGCGACGTGCCCGTCGCGAGCGTGGCTGCGGGCTCCGTTCTCGTTCGCGCGTGCCGTCGAGACGTTGTGCCGCACACTCCCGTGTGGCTGATGCGGCAGGCCGGACGGTACATGCCGGAGTATCGCGCGATCCGCGCGCGCCAGACCATGCTGGAAGCGATCGGCGATCCCGCAACCGCGGCGGAGATCACCTTGCAGCCCGTGAAGGCACTCGGCGTCGATGCGGCGATCATCTTCTCCGACATCCTGCCGCCGCTCATTGGCATGGGGCTCGACCTCGACTTCGTCGCAGGCGCCGGTCCGCGCATCGCCAATCCGGTTCGGGCGTCGCGCGACGTCGACATGCTCGGCACTCCGCCGGCGGAGCAGACGATGCGAGGTACGCTTGGCGCGATTCGACTCGTGCGCGAAGCGCTCCCCGCATCGACCCCGCTGATTGGATTCGCTGGTGCGCCCTTCACGCTGGCGTGTTACGCAATCGAGGGTGGCAGCTCGCAGCGTTACGATTTGGCGAAGAGCTTCATGTACGCGGAGCCCGCAGCGTGGGGACGGCTGATGCGCCGCCTCGTCACCGTGCTTGCGGATTACCTTGTCGCGCAGGCCCGCGCAGGCGCCGATGTCCTGCAGGTGTTCGACTCGTGGGCAGGCGCGCTCAGTCCACATGATTATGCACGCTACGTGCAGCCGCATAACGCAGCGCTCTATCGTGCAGTCCATGCTGCCGGAGTTCCCGTAATCAACTTCAGCACCGGCACCGGCGCATACATCGACGACGTCGCGGCGTGCGGCGGTGACGTGGTGGGAATCGACTGGCGCACTCCACTCGATTCGGTGCGCGCGAGACTCGGTGACAGGTATTCGATCATGGGAAACCTGGATCCGATCGCGCTGCTCGCGCCGTGGCGGGAGTTGAAGGCCCAGATCGATGACGTCTTGATGCGAGCCGGCTCCAGACCCGGGCACATCTTCAATCTCGGTCACGGCATTCTTCCCTCGACGCCGGTCGACAACGTGCGCAGACTCGTGGACTACGTGCATGAGGCTACTGCACCAGGTTACTGCCCTTGA
- the hemB gene encoding porphobilinogen synthase: protein MTDAGQFPTVRLRRLRTSDTLRRMVRETLLRPEHLIAPIFVTDGENVVESIESMPGIKRVSVDGVTAIADELVAAGVLAVILFGVPAPDRKDPHGKESYASGGAVQRAIRALKAHAPDLLVITDVCMCEYTSHGHCGILDAEQYLINDETLDSLRRIAVSHAEAGADVVAPSGMIDGAVGAIRVALDNAGHANVAIMAYAVKYSSAYYGPFRDAAGGAPAFGDRRTHQLDPANRGIALRESALDVAEGADFLMVKPALAYLDIVSAVSAAHPGVPLVAYNVSGEYAMVKAAAAAGWIDERAVVLESLTSMRRAGAGMIITYHAKDAARWLKD, encoded by the coding sequence ATGACCGACGCCGGCCAATTCCCCACCGTGAGACTCCGCCGGCTGCGCACCAGTGACACTCTTCGGCGGATGGTACGCGAGACCTTGCTGAGGCCGGAGCATCTCATCGCACCGATCTTCGTCACCGACGGCGAGAACGTCGTCGAGTCGATAGAATCGATGCCGGGAATCAAACGCGTGTCCGTCGATGGTGTAACGGCCATCGCCGACGAGCTCGTCGCAGCTGGTGTTCTCGCGGTGATTCTTTTTGGCGTTCCAGCACCGGATCGCAAGGATCCGCATGGAAAGGAGAGTTACGCGTCAGGCGGCGCCGTTCAGCGCGCGATCCGTGCTCTCAAGGCTCACGCACCCGACCTCCTCGTCATCACCGACGTGTGCATGTGCGAGTACACGTCACATGGCCACTGCGGGATTCTCGACGCCGAGCAATACCTCATCAACGATGAAACGCTCGATTCTCTGCGACGGATTGCGGTATCGCACGCCGAGGCTGGTGCAGACGTCGTCGCACCCAGCGGAATGATCGACGGCGCCGTCGGAGCAATCCGCGTCGCGCTCGACAATGCAGGCCATGCGAATGTGGCGATCATGGCTTACGCCGTGAAGTATTCCTCCGCGTACTACGGCCCGTTCCGCGACGCGGCAGGTGGTGCACCTGCGTTCGGCGACCGGCGCACGCATCAGTTGGACCCGGCGAATCGCGGGATCGCGTTGCGGGAAAGTGCGCTCGACGTTGCTGAAGGCGCGGATTTCTTGATGGTGAAGCCTGCGCTCGCCTATCTCGACATCGTGAGCGCCGTGAGCGCGGCGCATCCCGGCGTGCCCCTCGTCGCATACAACGTGAGCGGCGAATACGCGATGGTGAAGGCGGCGGCCGCGGCAGGATGGATCGACGAGCGCGCTGTCGTGCTGGAATCACTCACATCGATGCGCCGCGCCGGCGCCGGAATGATCATTACATATCATGCGAAGGATGCCGCGCGGTGGCTGAAGGATTGA
- a CDS encoding uroporphyrinogen-III synthase, which produces MTAALAGRRVVVTRFEMEDGPLTTALRRAGAEPLVVPLIGIDPIHRDDSLASAAVGEFDWIAFTSANGVRMFWARLDAADQTAFRLHPAIAAVGPATARAVAALGATSAVTAPEFVAESLADALGDVKGMKILWPRAAGARSVLSDTLRARGAEVVELILYDTVARTVQDETRSRILEADAITFTSPSAVHAFVACFGTSVAPRIVCIGPVTANAATEAGLPVSAVAGVYTLDGVVTALSRMFGAAPHDNAQQAPPISMQ; this is translated from the coding sequence ATGACGGCAGCGCTCGCTGGACGCCGCGTGGTCGTGACGCGATTCGAGATGGAAGATGGGCCACTCACGACGGCGCTCCGACGAGCTGGCGCCGAGCCACTCGTAGTTCCTCTCATCGGCATCGATCCGATCCATCGCGATGATTCACTCGCGTCTGCCGCAGTCGGCGAATTCGACTGGATCGCCTTCACGAGCGCGAATGGCGTGCGCATGTTCTGGGCTCGACTGGACGCCGCCGATCAGACCGCATTCCGGCTGCATCCCGCGATCGCGGCAGTTGGACCGGCTACTGCACGAGCGGTTGCCGCGCTCGGCGCTACGTCGGCGGTGACTGCGCCTGAATTTGTCGCAGAGTCGCTGGCAGATGCACTTGGCGACGTGAAGGGAATGAAGATTCTCTGGCCGCGGGCCGCGGGCGCACGGTCGGTTCTTTCAGATACGCTGCGCGCGCGCGGCGCCGAAGTCGTGGAGCTGATCCTGTACGACACCGTCGCTCGCACCGTGCAAGATGAGACGCGAAGCAGGATACTGGAGGCCGATGCGATAACGTTTACGAGTCCGTCAGCCGTGCACGCGTTCGTTGCGTGCTTCGGCACGTCTGTCGCGCCCCGCATCGTCTGCATCGGACCCGTTACTGCGAACGCGGCGACGGAGGCGGGATTGCCGGTATCGGCTGTTGCGGGAGTGTACACCCTCGATGGCGTCGTTACCGCGCTCTCGCGGATGTTCGGCGCGGCCCCGCACGACAACGCACAGCAAGCGCCACCAATAAGCATGCAATGA
- the hemC gene encoding hydroxymethylbilane synthase, with the protein MMTGRFVVGTRKSELALRQTAIVAGLLAAAHPRLDIEVREYETSGDVMLDVPAPQLAADAFTDVIERALSTGEIDAAVHSYKDLPTEATAGLVIAAVPVRADPREALVCARPLRLSELPPGSLVGTSSERRAAAVLALRPDLEVKPIRGTVDARVAKVLAGDYDAALLALAGLERLELRANITEIFDLTTMPPAAGQGALAVQCRADDPIALDILTRIDDVDLHNAVDAELSSSLRAMQS; encoded by the coding sequence ATGATGACAGGACGTTTCGTAGTTGGAACGCGGAAGTCCGAGCTCGCTCTGCGACAGACGGCGATCGTAGCCGGACTCCTTGCCGCTGCGCATCCCCGACTCGACATCGAAGTACGCGAGTACGAGACGTCCGGCGATGTGATGCTCGACGTTCCCGCGCCGCAACTGGCCGCCGACGCCTTTACCGACGTGATCGAGCGCGCACTGAGCACCGGTGAGATCGATGCCGCGGTACACTCGTACAAGGACCTGCCGACCGAGGCGACTGCCGGACTCGTGATCGCCGCGGTGCCTGTCCGTGCCGACCCGCGCGAAGCTCTCGTCTGCGCGCGTCCTCTCAGACTGAGCGAACTTCCGCCGGGCTCCCTCGTTGGCACGTCCAGCGAGCGACGCGCCGCGGCGGTTCTCGCGCTGCGTCCCGATCTCGAGGTAAAACCCATTCGCGGCACTGTGGATGCGCGGGTCGCGAAGGTACTCGCGGGGGATTATGACGCTGCGCTGCTTGCTCTCGCGGGTCTCGAACGGCTGGAACTACGCGCGAACATCACCGAGATATTCGATCTCACGACGATGCCGCCCGCCGCGGGCCAGGGCGCTCTCGCGGTGCAGTGCCGCGCCGACGATCCGATCGCTCTGGACATCCTGACGCGCATCGACGACGTCGATTTGCACAATGCCGTGGACGCGGAGCTGAGTTCATCCCTACGGGCGATGCAGTCATGA
- the hemA gene encoding glutamyl-tRNA reductase, giving the protein MIARGIFHWQRRPLFGLSERSHSVSLQKYSPGRTAVWTGVRSRPDTVEGVELTTFQLAPSPGFSRTLVTEIAVDTGLRLDCLGISHKTATSEVRERAGLSTSVLRDALAAARHDPRIERLVVIATCHRTELYAETPASTRDVREILLEWWSATCGIPESVLAAHAYSLHGLAAAEHLFKVATGLDSVVIGEAQITGQVASSLRQSVAVHAASPLLKLAFKSAVRAGERARGMIWGRLQAASLGSAAVDAAATAANGLAGRNVVVVGAGEIAELALRSLAPYGARRITIANRTVEAAVEMGAHHGADACPLNLLPSLLRDADVVIAATRAALPLIDSCTVTKALAHRPHRPMTLVDVSLPRNVDVNVRSVAGAKLIGIDDLGPYVVAAHAERRAVIPAVERIIGEELAILKERLAARSTATTLRRPSESARIASPIGV; this is encoded by the coding sequence GTGATAGCGAGAGGTATATTTCACTGGCAACGGCGTCCCCTGTTTGGTCTGTCCGAACGTTCGCATTCGGTAAGTTTACAAAAGTACTCTCCCGGGCGAACTGCCGTTTGGACTGGAGTCCGTAGTCGCCCGGATACCGTAGAGGGCGTGGAACTCACAACTTTCCAGCTCGCCCCGTCCCCCGGATTCTCACGCACATTGGTCACTGAAATAGCCGTAGACACCGGCCTCAGGCTAGACTGCCTCGGAATCAGCCACAAAACGGCTACGTCCGAGGTGCGCGAGCGTGCCGGTTTATCCACGTCCGTGCTCCGTGATGCGCTGGCCGCAGCGCGACACGACCCGCGCATCGAGCGCCTGGTGGTAATCGCGACGTGCCATCGCACCGAGCTGTACGCGGAAACACCTGCCAGCACTCGCGACGTACGAGAGATCCTGCTCGAATGGTGGTCGGCGACGTGTGGAATCCCGGAATCCGTACTGGCGGCGCACGCCTATTCGCTGCACGGACTGGCCGCGGCGGAGCATCTCTTCAAGGTCGCCACGGGACTGGACTCGGTCGTAATTGGCGAGGCTCAGATCACCGGACAGGTAGCGAGCTCGCTGCGGCAATCGGTTGCAGTGCATGCGGCCTCGCCGCTGCTGAAGCTCGCATTCAAGAGCGCCGTTCGCGCCGGAGAGCGAGCACGTGGCATGATCTGGGGCCGTCTGCAAGCGGCGAGTCTGGGCTCGGCGGCGGTCGATGCCGCCGCGACGGCTGCGAACGGGCTTGCCGGCCGCAACGTCGTGGTGGTCGGAGCCGGCGAGATCGCCGAGCTGGCGCTGCGTTCGCTGGCGCCGTATGGGGCGCGCAGGATCACGATCGCGAATCGAACAGTGGAGGCAGCGGTCGAGATGGGTGCACATCACGGCGCCGACGCCTGTCCGCTGAACCTCCTGCCCTCTCTGCTGCGTGACGCGGACGTGGTGATCGCGGCAACACGCGCGGCACTCCCGCTGATCGACAGCTGCACCGTGACCAAGGCGCTCGCCCACAGACCGCATCGCCCCATGACGCTCGTCGATGTCTCATTGCCCCGCAATGTCGACGTCAACGTCCGCAGTGTTGCTGGTGCGAAGCTGATCGGCATCGATGATCTGGGCCCGTACGTGGTAGCGGCCCATGCGGAGCGACGCGCGGTCATTCCAGCTGTCGAGCGGATCATCGGCGAGGAGCTGGCGATACTCAAGGAGCGACTCGCCGCACGATCGACGGCTACGACACTACGGCGCCCGTCGGAATCCGCGCGGATAGCCAGCCCGATAGGGGTATGA
- the ggt gene encoding gamma-glutamyltransferase: MRTFGQTKQGTPLPVKYTSRYHLTVLARSARLSRAAGAATLAAMLVLSGCKTSSPSAEAPSTASTPTVHAAFPDGWGSKHRRPPTVEQHAMVVSNSNLASEAGAEILRKGGNAVDAAVATGFALEVTFPFAGNIGGGGFMVIRMANGEATAVDYRETAPLAATRDMYIERGKLTNKSTVGGLASGVPGSVAGMAAALAKYGTMSLHDVMQPAIKLASDGFIVDSATSRGLGASAHLISQFAGAAVFLPGGKPLPPGTLLRQPELAKTLRLIADQGPAAFYTGPIADEIVAQMKHDGGIITRQDLASYRPEWRTPIVGKYRGYTLYAMPPSSSGGVTTVEILNQLETWKSLPPFNSAAYKHLLAETFQRAFIDRNTKLGDPAFVTNPLDMLTDKAYARKLASTIQPDRATPSPSFAAAAEPMHTTHYSVVDASGNAVSTTTTLNSGFGSGVFVADAGFFMNDEMDDFAAEPGKPNQFGLVQGEINAIQPGKRMLSAMSPTIVLDRSGKLLLVVGAAGGPTIITGVTQVILNVIDQHMSLPDAMFAPRMHDQAWPDEITYEKGGFSQSATDSLVAMGYKLHEVGGLTNVNAVMRGPDGRWVGVYEPRSNGGAVGY; encoded by the coding sequence ATGCGAACGTTCGGACAGACCAAACAGGGGACGCCGTTGCCAGTGAAATATACCTCTCGCTATCACCTGACCGTACTCGCTCGTTCAGCTCGGCTGTCTCGCGCGGCCGGTGCCGCGACGCTCGCAGCGATGCTTGTACTTTCAGGGTGCAAGACATCCAGCCCGAGCGCCGAGGCGCCGAGCACCGCCTCGACGCCGACGGTGCACGCAGCCTTCCCGGATGGATGGGGCAGCAAGCATCGCAGGCCGCCGACGGTCGAACAGCACGCGATGGTTGTCAGCAACAGCAATCTCGCCAGCGAAGCGGGCGCCGAGATCCTGAGGAAGGGCGGAAACGCCGTCGACGCAGCGGTGGCGACCGGCTTCGCGCTCGAAGTGACATTCCCGTTCGCCGGAAACATCGGCGGCGGCGGGTTCATGGTGATCCGGATGGCGAACGGCGAGGCCACCGCGGTCGACTATCGCGAGACGGCTCCGCTCGCCGCAACGCGGGACATGTACATCGAGCGCGGCAAGCTGACGAACAAGAGCACCGTGGGCGGGCTCGCATCCGGCGTTCCCGGCTCCGTGGCCGGCATGGCGGCCGCGCTCGCCAAGTACGGCACGATGTCGCTGCACGACGTGATGCAGCCGGCCATCAAGCTTGCCTCGGATGGCTTCATCGTGGACAGCGCGACGTCGCGAGGGCTGGGCGCGAGCGCGCATCTCATCAGCCAGTTCGCCGGCGCCGCGGTGTTTCTCCCAGGCGGCAAGCCACTTCCTCCGGGCACTCTTCTTCGGCAGCCGGAATTGGCGAAGACCCTGCGCCTGATTGCCGATCAGGGACCAGCTGCATTCTACACCGGCCCGATCGCCGACGAGATCGTCGCGCAGATGAAGCACGATGGCGGGATAATCACCCGGCAGGATCTCGCGTCGTACAGGCCGGAGTGGCGCACACCGATCGTCGGCAAGTATCGCGGCTACACTCTGTACGCGATGCCGCCGTCGTCCAGCGGTGGTGTGACAACGGTGGAAATACTGAATCAACTCGAAACCTGGAAGTCGCTCCCGCCATTCAACAGCGCGGCGTACAAGCACCTTCTGGCGGAGACGTTCCAGCGCGCCTTCATCGACCGCAACACAAAGCTCGGTGACCCCGCGTTCGTCACGAATCCGCTCGACATGTTGACCGACAAGGCGTATGCCAGGAAGCTTGCGTCGACCATCCAGCCGGACCGTGCCACCCCGTCGCCGTCGTTCGCGGCAGCTGCCGAGCCGATGCACACCACCCACTACTCGGTGGTCGATGCATCCGGCAACGCAGTCTCCACGACGACCACGCTCAACAGTGGATTCGGGTCCGGCGTGTTCGTCGCCGATGCGGGCTTCTTCATGAACGACGAGATGGATGACTTCGCGGCCGAGCCCGGCAAGCCGAACCAGTTCGGTCTGGTGCAGGGTGAGATCAATGCGATTCAGCCCGGCAAGCGCATGCTGAGCGCCATGTCTCCGACGATCGTGCTGGATCGCAGCGGCAAGCTCCTGCTCGTAGTCGGGGCCGCCGGCGGCCCGACTATCATCACGGGAGTCACGCAGGTGATACTGAACGTCATCGACCAGCACATGTCGCTCCCAGACGCTATGTTCGCGCCGCGCATGCACGACCAGGCGTGGCCCGATGAGATCACATACGAGAAGGGCGGATTCTCACAGTCCGCGACGGATTCGCTCGTGGCGATGGGGTACAAGCTGCACGAGGTGGGCGGTCTCACGAACGTGAACGCCGTCATGCGCGGGCCGGACGGACGCTGGGTCGGAGTGTACGAGCCACGTTCCAACGGCGGCGCCGTCGGCTACTGA
- a CDS encoding lysophospholipid acyltransferase family protein, translating to MQRLVNAWVWTETVLIVLFGFIYVSIVWIATAPFDPGRYAAGRAFRHLAVAVTGLNPYWHFHTSGVAVHDPRRPYVVVANHESYADIFLMSHLKWEMKWLSKDTIFRIPVMGWMMRMAGDIPINRSSRGSGQQALDACRDRLAKKVSVMIFPEGTRSRGDDLLPFKDGAFQLAISTGTAILPVAIAGTRDAMAKGSFSFRRANAMCRVLEPIETAGLTATDLPALRDMTRQRISDARCQLQRELSEAKK from the coding sequence ATGCAACGACTGGTCAACGCCTGGGTGTGGACGGAGACTGTTCTCATCGTCCTGTTCGGATTCATCTACGTCTCGATCGTCTGGATCGCCACCGCCCCATTCGACCCGGGACGGTATGCCGCCGGCCGGGCGTTCCGCCATCTTGCCGTCGCTGTGACCGGTCTCAACCCGTACTGGCACTTCCACACCAGCGGCGTTGCCGTCCACGATCCGCGAAGGCCGTACGTCGTCGTCGCTAACCACGAGAGCTACGCCGACATCTTTCTGATGTCGCATCTGAAATGGGAGATGAAGTGGCTCTCGAAGGACACGATCTTCAGGATTCCCGTCATGGGGTGGATGATGCGGATGGCCGGTGACATTCCGATCAACCGTAGCAGCCGCGGAAGTGGCCAGCAGGCGCTGGATGCCTGCAGGGATCGCCTCGCCAAGAAGGTCTCGGTGATGATCTTTCCCGAAGGGACGCGGTCGCGCGGCGACGACCTCCTACCATTCAAGGACGGCGCGTTTCAGCTGGCGATCTCCACAGGAACAGCGATCCTGCCCGTCGCTATTGCAGGGACGCGGGACGCAATGGCAAAGGGCTCGTTCAGCTTTCGTCGTGCGAATGCTATGTGCAGAGTGCTCGAGCCGATCGAAACCGCGGGGCTCACTGCGACGGACCTGCCCGCTCTCCGTGACATGACGCGCCAGCGCATTTCAGATGCGCGATGCCAACTCCAGCGAGAGCTGAGCGAGGCCAAAAAATAA